The DNA window CTGGTGTCCCGGTCCACCTCGTCGCTTCTCCCATCCCGAAAAGACTCAGCCTCCGAGTCGTCATCACAGTTGGCCCCAAACAGCGGACTCGGAGTCCTCAAGTTCCTTTCGTTGACGGCAAGCGTGCTCCCCACTCGCTTCTTCTCCGCCGGAGGACCCGTGTCTACCGTAGTAACCGTAGGGATAGTCCCGCTGAAACCCCCCGGGACTGACTTCTCTGCTAAACCCAAATCCGAGTCCTCGCCGCGACTACCGTTACTTGTTACATTTCTACGAGGGTGCATTGTGAGTTTCCGGGCGAACAGTAAAGTGGCACTGGTGTGAAACGTCGGTCTGTAGCGGTAGGTGGGGCTCGCTGACAAACGAAGTCCGCCGGTAAAGCTAATTAACCGGAAGAGCCAAACATAGCTGGAAGGTCTAAGACGCATGGGAGGAGGTTGGCGGCGTAAGTATCGTAAATTCTGATGACTTTAATCCGCGCTAGCACCCACCAGTTCCTTGGCCGGAGTCTGAGCTGTCGTATTTATCGTCCAATCACAATTCACCTCCGTCCCTATAGCTCAATCCCATTGGCTGTTGTCGGGTAGTACGTTTCTACGTGAACTTCCCGTTTGGTGAAGGATTCTGGGAAATGTGTTCATGACTGTGTCGCAGGTCCTTGTTGTTTCAttgataataatataaataaaataacttgtgTGGGTAGTTTTTAATTGTGAAATTGTCTCaaagcattttagttttattaattcTTAGTTCGATTTTCAATGAATTCATATCGCAGAAGcccctgtttatttttgtcgTAATCCTAAACAGACAAACCTAGGAGGGCAAGGAGCACAATTATTGcacaattattttattcaaattttttttattattattatttattgtgctACAGATTGACCCCCAGGTTTGGCATTGGTCCACTAAATGGTTGCGTTTGGCTAGTTTTGTATGATATTATGCTTATTCCAATGGAACCAAATTAAACATGCTGGTATTTACATTGTACTAGTGAGTGATAATAAACATTACAATATAATTTAGGAGCTTTAATACACAGCAATGACATACAAATCCAgcaaaaaacagacagaaataacatTATTTAGGTTCTGTATTTCATGAAGTAGTACGATTAGCccttaaactgtgtgtgtgagatcatACTACAAAGTATATGCAGAtgccatttttgtttgttgtacatCAACACTCAGCGTTAAGCATATTTTTATTCCCTATGTTGAAATAGAtgcaattaaaaatatatatgttcaaaagaacaaataatACATTATTACAATTTATCATTCCGAATACATTCTGATCAACaacaaaactatttacaaaTCAGGCTACACAGCCTCATCACTCAGGAATTCACTTTATCATCCTAAAAGATCCTAAAGACCTGCATAAAACATTGTGAAACTGTCTTCATGCTCAGCTCACAGAAAAGGCCTAGATGGAAAATAGTCTAGATGGATCCTTCTTCGAGTCGTAGTCGTAGTCAGCTTTCATGAAATATCAGTGGTTGGTGAGTTGCTTAATAATACAGTAAAACATCTCATCTTGGTTAACTGTGGCAAGTTACTTTACAGCCCAGTCTGAATTCGGTGCTAGCTATCTAAAATTCTGTGATCGCTtagaaaatgtcttgttgacaTTGTCTTCTGAGAAACTAAAGAAGTAAATCATGCAGTTCTCTGAAATACATAATATTTTGGAAAAATGTGTCATGTAAATAATGttcctgatttttatttttattatttattattattattttttaaaggctttagtagtatatattttataataagttttttcttttaagatgtTATCATGTTGTGATGATAATCTCCTGACTGCTAACCACAGTGGTCTCAGATCTGGATCTTTTCTGGAAGGAATCAGCAATGTCTCTCCCTGTGTACAAAACATGGCAACAGTCAGATAATGGCAGATGACTCTTCAACTTAGTATTTTTAGCTGAACCGGATTCTTGTTTTTCATACTATAACATGTGGCTGTCCCAGTCAGGATATATTTAGCGTTCATATTAATCAAAGACATGGAATGCAGACTACAATCAATTTGCTGCTCTACTTACTCTTCCTGAAGCACCTAGGTTCACAGTTATTTCCCTGAGAATGTTGGCACACACCTACTTCACAGTGGATATACACCTGgtaaaaatatatgttgtttgtttgcagataTGCTGACAAGAAGATGATTTGAATCATGATGAAActatgcaaaacacaaacactttcccATTAGATAGCTGGATCCCATACCTTCACTCTGAGGGCGGTATTAATCTCTGGATCTGTGAGCTCAGACTGGCCGGGAGCCACACCTACaaaagtgaacattttaaaaacaaaacgccTGTGGTGGGTTGGGTACGGGAGTCCTGATGATTCACCTACAGGAACAAGGGCTGTTAGGTAACGGTCATCACGGTAGGGGCAGCTAAGAGGAGAGGTTAGGGCGTGTATAAATCATCAAAAATGAATTATAAAAGCATCTGATCATCCAAGTCAGACCAACTCTTACGCTTACCCATCAATCAGCAAGTCCCACTGCGGAAGACTGTGAGGGTAGGGGTCAGACGTTGTCCAGCATCTTCCAAGATTCAGGGCAAGGTTGGGATCTGTCCTCTCcagcatttgaatttcaatgtAAACAGGATCCCTGAGTGTCTTTGTGACGGGGTAGTTTGATTCCTCATAAAAGCTACGGTaggcctcctcctctgtccgCACAAAGAGAATGGTTGGTGGCACAGTCAAAGCCAAATGAGAAAGTAAGAAATAATAATGCACAAATAACATTCTTTTTACTCACCTTCGACACAACCCTTGACAGCACACTGTCCGTTGGCTAACCTGAGGTCCACACGTAGGGGTCCTGGAGCTGCAACATGGGGTAGTGGAGGAGCCTGACTGACCTCAGAGACCAAAGCTTCAACTGTTGCCCCAACATATCTGCACTGGACAAGCAGCCTGAGACGAGAAATAAAGGCTATGCAAAATAAGTGAGtcagaaagtgaaaatatttgaaCTCTAATCTGTCCTTTTAATGACTTTGAATGCTTTCTTTTAATGTATCCTGTGAGCACTtagtgttaaataaattaaaacagttACTGATAGTGGCTGTCCCTGGTGATGGCCCCGTAAGGTCCAATGGCCACTTCGTATAAGGAGGACATCCCGTTCTCATAGATTATAACACCAGCCTCCTCCTACAGCATTATTTTAGTCTTTATTACTTCCTATTAAAAatagaacacaaataaaatagaacagTTAAGTGAGTTTCAACCCTTACCATCATGACGGTGCCACAGGCAGTGACAGGGAACTGGTAGATGACAAAAGCTGAAGTGGTCCCAACAGCCCTGCAGCTTTCGTCATtttcaaaaaatgtaattgactCCAAGTCTATGCTGGGCAGGGTGGCATCTCTGGCCACCACCACGATGAACTGACCATCCTTGGTGCACTGAAGAGTCACTGCGAGAAACAAATTAGGAAGCAAAGACAAGTTGTAATCGCTGCACTCTTTCACCATTTATCCTTAGAGAATGAGGAAAAGGGCAAGACCTACCAGATTTGCCATAATAGCACTTGCGTCCATCGAAGCAGCAGTTTATAGACTCGCAGTCTGAAGCAGAGACGTTGGGAGCGCCACATTGTATCTTGTAGTGGTCTGCCACTTCACAAGTGTGGAATGtttctgtgggctgcaggggctgctGAGCTACGGGCATTTTGGGGGGAATGTGTGGACTCTGAGGCTGCTCCGAATATTGAGCATCTGCCAGGCGGCCAAGTAGGGCTACAGCCAGAAGGCAAGCAAAAATCAGCTTCACTGCCATGTCTTCATTGCATAGAGTGTTTCACAATGATCAGTAGATGCTGTGAAAATCTGATACGCAAACAGGGTGACTTTTATAAGGTTTGGGTGATACTGACATTTTGATATCTCAGATACCATTTGCTGTCTACATATGTCAATCAAATGCTCCAGTCACTGGTTGGTCTAtagagagataaagagatagatggatagatagatagagagatgttttgttttacggttttaatgtaaataaagagattatttctctgtttgaaCAATTTCAAAACACTTCACTGGGTCTTCATGACCTACGCTGTGCTGGTCACACTGTAAACAAAACCTCTTCTTATCTTATGTTTGACATTTCCACAAACCTACCACATGACTAAACCTAACTCCGTTGTATCAGGAAGAGCCCTTTAAAAAGGCTATAGCGGTTTATTCGGTGTTCTGTCCAAACGTATTTATCTATAATGTTTGTATTCAAACAGaaaatttcagaaaacaaacaaatacctCCGGGTAATGTcacttttcacatttttatttatttttattttttattttgtcaccttTGTGTCTTGTCTTGAATTAGAT is part of the Mugil cephalus isolate CIBA_MC_2020 chromosome 10, CIBA_Mcephalus_1.1, whole genome shotgun sequence genome and encodes:
- the LOC125014789 gene encoding zona pellucida sperm-binding protein 4-like; its protein translation is MAVKLIFACLLAVALLGRLADAQYSEQPQSPHIPPKMPVAQQPLQPTETFHTCEVADHYKIQCGAPNVSASDCESINCCFDGRKCYYGKSVTLQCTKDGQFIVVVARDATLPSIDLESITFFENDESCRAVGTTSAFVIYQFPVTACGTVMMEEAGVIIYENGMSSLYEVAIGPYGAITRDSHYQLLVQCRYVGATVEALVSEVSQAPPLPHVAAPGPLRVDLRLANGQCAVKGCVEEEEAYRSFYEESNYPVTKTLRDPVYIEIQMLERTDPNLALNLGRCWTTSDPYPHSLPQWDLLIDG